One genomic region from Harpia harpyja isolate bHarHar1 chromosome 1, bHarHar1 primary haplotype, whole genome shotgun sequence encodes:
- the LOC128143772 gene encoding vasoactive intestinal polypeptide receptor 1-like produces MISLCWLLLPLVVGIHPECKIFQQVLKEEALCLETNESVSPDLKGCTRDWDGLTCWPRATFGEVVKVPCPRFFEEITNIHGFLQRNCTQEAYWSEPFPPYTTACGFDEGSSKGPEDQKSYYSAFWRVYTAGYAASVTSLITALIVFAAFRKFHCTRNYIHMHLFVSFILRAIAVFTKDAVLFADETMDHCLLSTVACKAAVAFFQFSILANFFWLLIEGIYLQTLLLLTFVSDKQYVWWFIFTGWGAPTAVTFAWVLTRIHRQNTGCWDDDENGVVLWIIKGPILLTVLINFIIFINVIRILVHKLKSQEGGGSHSSHFVRLAKSTLLLIPLFGVHYIVFAFFPESTGLEARLYIELGLGSFQGFLVALLYCFSNAEVQSELKKQLCKWQYQEYLNFIHKHGTLSRENSPVNYVTHLSLLEKISPKRKTSVCQNGVTSV; encoded by the exons ATGATAAGtttgtgctggctgctgctcccgCTG GTTGTGGGAATCCATCCAGAATGCAAGATATTCCAGCAGGTGCTCAAAGAGGAGGCTCTCTGCTTAGAAACGAATGAATCTGTTTCACCTGATCTAAAAG GATGCACCAGAGATTGGGATGGTCTAACCTGTTGGCCCAGAGCCACTTTTGGGGAAGTGGTTAAAGTTCCTTGTCCAAGATTTTTTGAAGAAATCACCAATATCCACG GCTTCCTTCAGAGAAACTGTACACAGGAGGCATATTGGTCAGAACCATTCCCACCATACACCACTGCCTGTGGATTTGATGAAGGTTCCAGTAAAGGGCCTGAAGATCAG AAATCATATTACTCTGCATTTTGGCGTGTCTACACTGCTGGCTATGCAGCATCAGTGACTTCACTCATTACAGCTCTAATTGTCTTTGCTGccttcag AAAATTCCACTGTACAAGAAATTACATCCATATGCACCTGTTTGTCTCCTTTATCCTGAGAGCAATTGCTGTTTTCACCAaagatgctgttttgtttgcagATGAAACTATGGACCACTGCCTACTGTCAACG GTTGCTTGTAAGGCTGCTGTGGCATTCTTCCAGTTCAGTATTTTAGCCAATTTCTTCTGGCTTCTTATAGAAGGGATATACCTGCAAACACTGCTTTTGCTGACCTTTGTTTCGGACAAGCAGTATGTATGGTGGTTCATATTTACTGGCTGGG GAGCTCCCACTGCTGTGACGTTTGCTTGGGTCCTCACAAGAATCCATCGACAAAATACTGG atGTTGGGATGATGATGAAAATGGAGTGGTGTTATGGATCATCAAAGGCCCCATTCTGCTAACTGTATTa ATTaactttattatatttattaatgTGATCAGAATTTTAGTCCACAAATTGAAATCTcaagagggaggagggagccaTTCAAGCCACTTTGT GAGACTTGCTAAATCCACGTTACTCTTAATTCCCCTCTTTGGAGTGCACTACATTGTATTTGCGTTTTTCCCAGAAAGCACTGGTCTGGAAGCTCGCCTTTATATTGAGCTGGGCTTGGGATCTTTTCAG GGTTTTCTTGTTGCTCTTCTATATTGCTTCTCAAATGCAGAG GTTCAAAGTGAACTGAAGAAACAACTGTGCAAATGGCAGTATCAAGAATACCTGAACTTCATACACAAACACGGGACTTTGTCCAGAGAAAACAGTCCAGTCAACTATGTGACTCATTTATCACTGCTTGAAAAAATCAgtccaaaaaggaaaacatctgtatGTCAGAATGGTGTAACTTCTGTCTGA